A window of the Carassius gibelio isolate Cgi1373 ecotype wild population from Czech Republic chromosome B16, carGib1.2-hapl.c, whole genome shotgun sequence genome harbors these coding sequences:
- the fzd1 gene encoding frizzled-1, which yields MAARGASALFLLAFGILEASAQYGMSIPEHGFCQPITIPLCTDIAYNETIMPNLLGHTNQEDAGLEVHQFYPLVKVQCSPDLKFFLCSMYAPVCTVLEQALPPCRSLCERARQGCEALMNKFGFQWPESLACESFPVHGGELCVGQNTSERSAPVNPTPDVTQPTPEHTRKGRFRCPASLRVPPYLNYRFMGEENCGAPCEPKKLNGVMYFSEDEQKFARIWIGIWSVLCCASTLFTVLTYLVDMKRFSYPERPIIFLSGCYTMVSIAHIAGFLLEDKVVCNEQFDNEFRTVVQGTKKEGCTILFMMLYFFSMASSIWWVILALTWFLAAGMKWGHEAIEANSQYFHLAAWAVPAIKTITILAVGQVDGDVLSGVCYVGINSVDALRGFVLAPLFVYLFIGTSFLLAGFVSLFRIRTIMKHDGTKTEKLEKLMVRIGIFSVLYTVPATIVIACYFYEQAFRDQWEQTWSAQSCKTYAVPCPVHNPQMNPDFTVFMIKYLMTLIVGITSGFWIWSGKTLNSWRKFYTRLANNKQGETTV from the coding sequence ATGGCCGCGCGCGGTGCGTCTGCGCTCTTCCTGCTCGCCTTTGGAATACTGGAAGCGAGCGCGCAGTACGGCATGTCGATACCCGAGCACGGCTTCTGCCAGCCCATCACCATCCCTCTGTGCACGGACATCGCGTACAACGAGACCATAATGCCCAACCTCCTCGGCCACACGAACCAGGAGGACGCGGGGCTGGAGGTGCACCAGTTCTACCCGCTCGTTAAAGTGCAGTGCTCGCCGGACCTCAAGTTCTTCCTGTGCTCCATGTACGCGCCGGTGTGCACGGTGCTGGAGCAGGCGCTGCCCCCGTGCCGTTCGCTGTGCGAGCGCGCGCGCCAAGGCTGCGAGGCGCTCATGAATAAATTCGGCTTCCAGTGGCCGGAGAGTCTCGCGTGCGAGTCGTTCCCGGTTCACGGCGGAGAGCTGTGCGTGGGGCAGAACACGTCTGAGCGGAGCGCACCGGTCAACCCGACTCCAGATGTGACCCAACCGACACCCGAGCATACCAGGAAAGGCCGTTTTAGATGCCCGGCTTCGCTGAGAGTCCCTCCGTATCTAAACTACCGCTTTATGGGCGAGGAAAACTGCGGCGCACCGTGCGAACCCAAGAAACTCAACGGGGTGATGTACTTCAGCGAGGACGAGCAGAAGTTTGCGCGCATTTGGATCGGGATCTGGTCGGTTTTGTGCTGCGCTTCTACTTTATTCACCGTCCTGACTTATTTAGTGGACATGAAGCGCTTTAGTTACCCGGAAAGACCCATTATATTCCTTTCCGGGTGTTATACGATGGTGTCCATCGCACACATCGCCGGATTTCTGCTGGAGGACAAAGTGGTTTGCAATGAGCAGTTCGATAATGAGTTTAGGACAGTGGTGCAAGGCACCAAAAAGGAAGGTTGCACGATTCTGTTCATGATGTTGTACTTCTTCAGCATGGCCAGCTCTATCTGGTGGGTCATTCTCGCGCTCACTTGGTTCCTCGCTGCTGGGATGAAATGGGGTCACGAGGCCATTGAAGCGAATTCGCAGTATTTCCATTTAGCAGCGTGGGCAGTGCCAGCCATCAAGACCATCACCATCCTCGCGGTGGGTCAAGTGGATGGAGATGTGCTCAGTGGCGTCTGCTATGTGGGCATCAACAGCGTGGACGCGCTGCGCGGGTTCGTCCTGGCGCCGCTCTTCGTCTATCTGTTCATCGGTACTTCGTTCCTCCTGGCGGGCTTCGTGTCTCTGTTCCGCATCAGGACCATTATGAAGCACGACGGCACTAAAACAGAGAAGCTGGAGAAGCTGATGGTGCGCATTGGCATCTTCAGTGTCCTCTACACGGTTCCGGCCACCATCGTGATCGCGTGCTACTTCTACGAACAGGCCTTTCGGGATCAGTGGGAACAGACGTGGAGCGCGCAATCGTGCAAGACGTACGCGGTGCCGTGCCCCGTGCACAACCCGCAGATGAACCCGGATTTCACGGTGTTCATGATCAAGTACCTGATGACCCTGATCGTGGGAATCACATCTGGATTCTGGATATGGTCTGGAAAGACGCTTAACTCGTGGAGGAAGTTCTACACGAGACTGGCGAACAACAAACAAGGAGAAACAACAGTGTGA